The sequence below is a genomic window from Rhodanobacteraceae bacterium.
GCGGGTTCATCGCCGCGATGTGCATCGCAATGCCCTTGGCGAGTTCGGCGCTGCCGCCTTCCATCGCCACCAGCACGCCCAGCTTGTTGTTGCTGTGCACATAAGCGCCGATGTTGCCGGCGGCGACCTTCGCCGCGCGACGAACCTGCATGTTCTCGCCGATCTTGGCGACCAGCGCCTGGCGCGCTTCGTCGACCGTGCTGCCATCGGCCAGCTTCAGCGACTTGATCGCGTCGACGTCGGCGGTGCCGGCGGCGGCCGCAGCGACGGCCACGGCGGCCGAGAACTTGACGAAGTTCTCGTCCTTGCCCACGAAGTCGGTTTCGCAGTTCAGCTCGACCAGCACCGCGAGGCCGTCAGCCTGGCCCAGCGCGACGCGGCCTTCTGCGGCCACGCGCGTGGCCTTCTTGTCGGCCTTGGCGAGGCCGGTCTTGCGCAGCCAGTCAGCCGCGGCTTCGATGTCGCCCGCGTTCTCGGTGAGCGCCTTCTTGCACTCCATCATGCCGGCGCCGGAGCGCTCGCGCAGTTCCTTCACGAGGGAAGCGGTGATTTCCATGCTCTTTCCTTGATTGATGCAGATTCGTTGGGGGCGCGCGCCCGCGCGCACCCCATTTCAGTCCGTGGGTCCGGAGCCGGGGCTCCGGACCGGATACCGCGTGCGGATTACTCGCCGGCGTCGTCGGAGCGGTCGCGACGGCCACCGCCGCCACCGCCGCCCGAGCGGCGACGCGGCGGACCCTTGCGGTCGTTCGGCTTGCCGCGACGGTTGTTGTCCGGCTTCGGCGCGGCGGCCAGCGGGTTGCCGTCGGCATCGAGCTCGACGAAATCGTCGCCCGAACCCATCGCGATCGCCGGCGCTGCAGCCTTGCCTTCCAGCACCGAGTCGGCGGCCGCGCGCGCGTACAGCTGGATCGCGCTGATGGCGTCGTCGTTGCCCGGGATCATGTAGTCGACGACATCCGGGTTGTGGTTGGTGTCGACGATGCCGATCACCGGGATGCCGAGCTTGCGCGCTTCCTGGATCGCGATCTCTTCATGACCGGTGTCGATCACGAACAGCGCGTCCGGCAGGCTGCGCATGTCCTTG
It includes:
- a CDS encoding elongation factor Ts yields the protein MEITASLVKELRERSGAGMMECKKALTENAGDIEAAADWLRKTGLAKADKKATRVAAEGRVALGQADGLAVLVELNCETDFVGKDENFVKFSAAVAVAAAAAGTADVDAIKSLKLADGSTVDEARQALVAKIGENMQVRRAAKVAAGNIGAYVHSNNKLGVLVAMEGGSAELAKGIAMHIAAMNPQYLDMSQIPADVMTRERDIAMEQSKDSGKPPEILEKMIQGKIRKTLAEQTLLGQAYAAPDANGVGVEEALKKAGAKVLSFVRINVGEGIEKKEENFAEEVMKQVKASQ